From Achromobacter spanius, a single genomic window includes:
- the rplJ gene encoding 50S ribosomal protein L10: MSLNRQEKAVVIEEVSAVVAKAQSIVIAEYRGLDVASVTVLRKTARESGVYLRVLKNSLARRAVAGTAFEPLAEQLTGPLIYGISADPVSAAKVIAGFAKSNDKLVIKAGALPNNLLNQEGVKALATMPSREELLSKLLGTMQAPIAQFVRTLNEVPTKFARGLAAVRDQKAAA, encoded by the coding sequence GTGAGTCTCAATCGTCAAGAGAAAGCGGTGGTAATCGAGGAAGTCTCGGCGGTCGTCGCCAAGGCCCAATCGATTGTTATCGCTGAGTACCGTGGTCTGGACGTCGCCTCTGTCACCGTACTGCGCAAAACTGCGCGTGAATCGGGCGTGTATCTGCGTGTTCTGAAGAACTCGCTGGCCCGTCGTGCTGTTGCCGGCACGGCTTTCGAGCCGTTGGCTGAGCAACTGACCGGTCCGCTGATCTATGGCATCAGCGCTGATCCGGTTTCGGCGGCCAAGGTCATTGCTGGTTTCGCAAAAAGCAACGATAAGCTGGTCATCAAGGCGGGCGCTCTGCCCAACAACTTGCTGAACCAAGAAGGTGTGAAGGCTCTGGCCACCATGCCCTCGCGCGAAGAGTTGCTGTCGAAGCTGCTTGGCACCATGCAAGCCCCCATCGCGCAATTCGTGCGTACGCTCAACGAAGTTCCGACCAAGTTCGCCCGTGGCCTCGCCGCCGTGCGCGACCAGAAGGCAGCGGCCTAA
- the rpoB gene encoding DNA-directed RNA polymerase subunit beta — translation MPYSYTEKKRIRKSFAKREDVQNVPFLLATQLQSYLTFLQADTAPSERVADGLQAAFSSIFPIVSHNGMARLEFVSYVLGEPVFDVKECQQRGLTYASPLRAKVRLVLLDREVSKPTVKEVKEQEVYMGEIPLMTGTGSFVINGTERVIVSQLHRSPGVFFEHDRGKTHSSGKLLFSARVIPYRGSWLDFEFDPKDVLFFRVDRRRKMPVTILCKAIGMTPESILANFFDFDNFELKSEGAMMEFVPERWKGEMARFDIADRSGKVIVEKDKRINAKHLRDLAAGGIQRISVPEDFLYGRVLAKNIVDEDTGEVIANANDEITESVLGALRAANVHDFQALYTNDLDRGPYISQTLRTDETADQMAARVAIYRMMRPGEPPTEEAVEALFQRLFYSEETYDLSRVGRMKVNSRLGRGEDITGPMTLTNEDILETIKVLVELRNGRGQIDDIDHLGNRRVRCVGELAENQFRAGLVRVERAVKERLGQAETENLMPHDLINSKPISAAIKEFFGSSQLSQFMDQTNPLSEITHKRRVSALGPGGLTRERAGFEVRDVHPTHYGRVCPIETPEGPNIGLINSMALYARLNEYGFLETPYRKIIDGRVSEQIDYLSAIEESHYVIAQANAALDEEGRFVDDLVACREAGETMLTAPANVHYMDVAPSQIVSVAASLIPFLEHDDANRALMGANMQRQAVPCLRPEKPVVGTGIERTVAVDSGTTVQALRGGLVDHVDAERVVIRVNDEENVAGEVGVDIYNLIKYTRSNQNTNINQRPIVKRGDRVAKGDVLADGASTDLGELALGQNMLIAFMPWNGYNFEDSILISEKVVADDRYTSVHIEELTVVARDTKLGPEEITRDISNLAETQLNRLDDSGITYIGAEVSADDVLVGKVTPKGETQLTPEEKLLRAIFGEKASDVKDTSLRVPSGMTGTVIDVQVFTREGIVRDKRAQSIIDDELRRYRQDLNDQLRIVENDQFDRIEKMLVNKTVNGGPRKLAKGATITKAYLADLDRWQWFDIRLADEPHAVVLEQAKESLEQKRHQFDLAFEEKRKKLTQGDELPPGVLKMIKVYLAVKRRLQPGDKMAGRHGNKGVVSRITPVEDMPHMADGTPADIVLNPLGVPSRMNVGQVLEVHLGWAAKGVGHRIADMLRDERSAQVKNVRAYLDKVYNTTGSGARIDELTDDEVMEMAQNLKNGVPFATPVFDGATEEEITKMLELAYPDDVAERMALTPSRTQAWLFDGRTGEQFERPVTVGYMHYLKLHHLVDDKMHARSTGPYSLVTQQPLGGKAQFGGQRFGEMEVWALEAYGAAYTLQEMLTVKSDDINGRTKVYENIVKGDHVIDAGMPESFNVLVKEIRSLALDMDLERN, via the coding sequence ATGCCTTACTCGTACACCGAAAAAAAGCGCATCCGCAAAAGCTTCGCCAAGCGTGAAGACGTTCAAAACGTTCCCTTCCTTTTGGCGACTCAGCTTCAATCCTACCTAACTTTCCTGCAGGCGGATACCGCCCCGTCCGAACGCGTAGCCGACGGTTTGCAGGCGGCGTTCTCGTCGATTTTCCCGATCGTTAGTCACAACGGTATGGCGCGCTTGGAGTTCGTGAGCTACGTGCTCGGCGAACCGGTGTTCGATGTCAAGGAATGTCAGCAACGTGGCCTGACCTATGCCTCGCCCCTGCGAGCCAAGGTCCGCCTGGTGCTGCTTGACCGCGAAGTCAGCAAGCCCACCGTGAAGGAAGTGAAGGAACAGGAAGTCTACATGGGCGAAATTCCGCTCATGACGGGCACGGGTTCCTTCGTCATCAACGGCACGGAGCGTGTCATCGTTTCGCAGCTGCACCGCTCGCCTGGCGTGTTCTTCGAACACGACCGCGGCAAGACGCACAGCTCGGGCAAGCTCCTGTTCTCGGCCCGCGTGATTCCTTACCGCGGTTCGTGGCTGGACTTCGAATTCGATCCGAAGGACGTCCTGTTCTTCCGCGTCGACCGCCGTCGCAAGATGCCTGTCACGATCCTGTGCAAGGCCATCGGCATGACGCCGGAATCCATCCTGGCCAACTTCTTCGACTTCGACAACTTCGAATTGAAGAGCGAAGGCGCGATGATGGAATTCGTGCCTGAGCGTTGGAAGGGCGAAATGGCCCGTTTCGATATCGCCGACCGTTCGGGCAAGGTGATCGTCGAAAAGGACAAGCGCATCAACGCCAAGCACCTGCGCGACCTGGCTGCCGGCGGCATCCAGCGTATCTCCGTGCCGGAAGATTTCCTGTACGGCCGCGTGCTGGCCAAGAACATCGTTGACGAAGATACTGGCGAAGTCATCGCCAACGCCAACGACGAGATCACGGAAAGCGTGCTGGGCGCCCTGCGCGCCGCCAACGTGCACGACTTCCAGGCGCTGTACACCAACGACCTGGACCGCGGTCCCTACATCTCGCAAACGCTGCGCACCGATGAAACCGCCGACCAGATGGCCGCGCGCGTTGCCATCTACCGCATGATGCGTCCTGGCGAGCCGCCCACCGAAGAAGCGGTGGAAGCGCTGTTCCAGCGTCTGTTCTACAGCGAAGAGACGTACGACCTGTCGCGCGTCGGCCGCATGAAGGTCAACAGCCGTCTGGGCCGTGGTGAGGACATCACCGGCCCGATGACGCTGACCAACGAAGACATCCTTGAAACCATCAAGGTGCTGGTTGAGCTGCGTAACGGCCGTGGCCAGATCGATGACATCGATCACTTGGGCAACCGCCGCGTGCGTTGCGTCGGCGAACTGGCCGAAAACCAGTTCCGCGCCGGTCTCGTGCGCGTCGAGCGCGCCGTCAAGGAACGTCTGGGCCAGGCCGAGACGGAAAACCTGATGCCGCACGACCTGATCAACTCCAAGCCGATCTCGGCAGCCATCAAGGAGTTCTTCGGTTCGAGCCAGCTGTCGCAGTTCATGGACCAGACCAACCCGCTGTCGGAAATCACGCACAAGCGTCGTGTTTCCGCACTGGGCCCGGGCGGTCTGACCCGCGAGCGCGCCGGCTTTGAAGTCCGCGACGTGCACCCGACCCACTACGGCCGCGTCTGCCCGATCGAAACGCCGGAAGGCCCGAACATCGGTCTGATCAACTCCATGGCGCTGTACGCTCGCTTGAACGAGTACGGCTTCCTGGAAACGCCTTACCGCAAGATCATCGACGGTCGCGTCAGCGAGCAGATCGATTACCTGTCGGCCATCGAAGAAAGCCACTACGTCATCGCGCAGGCCAACGCCGCGCTCGACGAAGAAGGCCGTTTCGTGGACGACCTGGTCGCCTGCCGTGAAGCTGGCGAAACGATGCTGACCGCCCCGGCCAACGTGCACTACATGGACGTTGCCCCGTCGCAGATCGTGTCGGTCGCTGCCTCGCTGATTCCGTTCCTGGAGCACGACGACGCGAACCGCGCACTGATGGGCGCCAACATGCAACGTCAGGCCGTGCCTTGCCTGCGTCCGGAAAAGCCGGTCGTGGGTACGGGTATCGAGCGCACCGTGGCCGTTGACTCGGGCACCACCGTGCAGGCACTGCGTGGCGGCCTGGTCGACCACGTCGATGCCGAGCGCGTCGTGATTCGCGTGAACGACGAAGAAAACGTCGCCGGCGAAGTGGGCGTCGACATCTACAACCTGATCAAGTACACGCGTTCCAACCAGAACACGAACATCAACCAGCGTCCGATCGTCAAGCGTGGCGACCGCGTTGCCAAGGGCGACGTGCTGGCTGACGGCGCATCGACCGACCTGGGCGAACTCGCCCTGGGTCAGAACATGCTGATCGCGTTCATGCCCTGGAACGGCTACAACTTCGAAGACTCGATCCTGATCTCCGAAAAGGTCGTGGCGGATGACCGCTACACCTCGGTGCACATCGAGGAACTGACGGTTGTCGCCCGCGATACGAAGCTCGGACCGGAAGAAATCACCCGCGACATCAGCAACCTGGCTGAAACGCAGTTGAACCGTCTGGACGATTCCGGCATCACCTACATCGGCGCCGAAGTCAGCGCTGACGACGTGCTGGTCGGCAAGGTCACGCCCAAGGGCGAAACCCAGCTGACGCCGGAAGAAAAGCTGCTGCGCGCCATCTTCGGTGAAAAGGCGTCCGACGTTAAGGACACCTCGCTGCGCGTGCCCTCGGGCATGACCGGCACCGTGATCGACGTGCAGGTGTTCACGCGTGAAGGCATCGTGCGCGACAAGCGCGCCCAGTCCATCATCGACGATGAACTGCGCCGCTATCGCCAGGACCTGAACGACCAGCTGCGCATCGTTGAAAACGACCAGTTCGATCGTATCGAGAAGATGCTGGTCAACAAGACCGTCAACGGCGGCCCGCGCAAGCTGGCCAAGGGCGCGACGATCACCAAGGCGTACCTGGCTGACCTGGATCGCTGGCAGTGGTTCGACATCCGTCTGGCCGATGAGCCGCACGCTGTCGTGCTGGAACAAGCCAAGGAATCGCTCGAGCAGAAGCGTCACCAGTTCGATCTGGCCTTCGAAGAGAAGCGCAAGAAGCTGACGCAAGGCGACGAGCTGCCCCCGGGCGTGCTGAAGATGATCAAGGTCTACCTGGCCGTGAAGCGTCGTCTGCAGCCTGGCGACAAGATGGCAGGCCGTCACGGCAACAAGGGTGTCGTGTCGCGCATCACGCCGGTGGAAGACATGCCCCACATGGCTGACGGCACGCCGGCCGACATCGTTCTGAACCCGCTGGGCGTGCCCTCGCGGATGAACGTCGGCCAGGTGCTGGAAGTTCACTTGGGCTGGGCTGCCAAGGGCGTTGGCCATCGCATCGCAGACATGCTGCGCGATGAGCGTTCGGCGCAGGTCAAGAACGTCCGTGCGTATCTGGACAAGGTCTACAACACGACCGGCTCCGGCGCGCGCATCGACGAACTGACCGATGACGAAGTCATGGAAATGGCCCAGAACCTCAAGAACGGCGTGCCGTTCGCGACGCCCGTCTTCGACGGCGCGACCGAAGAGGAAATCACCAAGATGCTGGAGCTGGCCTATCCGGACGACGTCGCCGAGCGCATGGCGCTGACGCCTTCGCGTACGCAGGCATGGCTGTTCGACGGCCGCACGGGCGAGCAATTCGAGCGCCCCGTGACTGTCGGCTACATGCACTACCTGAAGCTGCACCACTTGGTCGACGACAAGATGCACGCGCGTTCCACCGGCCCGTACTCGCTGGTGACTCAGCAGCCGCTGGGCGGCAAGGCGCAGTTCGGCGGCCAGCGTTTCGGGGAAATGGAAGTGTGGGCGCTGGAAGCATACGGCGCCGCCTACACCCTGCAGGAAATGCTGACGGTGAAGTCGGACGACATCAACGGTCGTACCAAGGTTTACGAAAACATCGTCAAGGGCGACCACGTGATCGATGCCGGCATGCCGGAATCGTTCAACGTTCTGGTCAAGGAAATCCGCTCGTTGGCCCTGGACATGGATTTGGAGCGTAACTAA
- a CDS encoding TssQ family T6SS-associated lipoprotein, with protein MKIRILSSLLGVSALLAGCTGISKPQPESPPTAEALAELQQVRDQYSAGRYGEVIRGVARSDALATSSKAVRIEAYKLQAFSYCVTRYTQLCEDSFARILVLDPAFELAPAEAGHPVWGPVFQRARAQAPK; from the coding sequence ATGAAAATTCGCATCCTGAGCAGTCTGCTTGGCGTATCGGCCCTCCTGGCCGGTTGCACGGGCATCTCCAAACCGCAACCCGAGAGCCCTCCGACGGCCGAAGCCCTGGCCGAGCTGCAGCAGGTGCGCGACCAGTACAGCGCCGGCCGTTACGGCGAAGTCATCCGTGGCGTCGCCAGGTCCGATGCGCTAGCCACCTCGTCCAAAGCGGTGCGCATAGAAGCCTACAAGCTTCAGGCTTTCAGCTACTGCGTGACGCGTTATACCCAGCTTTGTGAGGACAGCTTCGCGCGCATCCTGGTGCTGGATCCGGCGTTCGAACTCGCCCCCGCAGAAGCCGGTCATCCGGTCTGGGGACCGGTCTTCCAGCGCGCACGCGCCCAGGCCCCCAAGTAG
- a CDS encoding serine/threonine protein kinase — translation MSTPAGLLTPRGPFSGAAPLALRPLSAIAASAAGGVPESRIKRLLSDLLPSLIALHAQGEICGDISLETVGMDEGARAHLLPELAVARSRRSSRTPAAGFAPFELYTDSMEWPRGPWSDIYSLCAVAYALVLGSRPPPAPERRAHDEYEALAEMGLPKYSQDFLRVIDAGMSMDTKARPQSLAELASLLGVAAYDEPEAPEDELDEAAKVAPVAGFPERREPARRRGPLLFWLLILALIGAGIYAWFQWGKGTPNALITRSEVVQPNPPVVHPLPQTPAPAPPPAPTATQAPADLPSLTASGAAAGQPAAAGAAITPDSSSAGAQSNPANTAEAQPAPAAQEAAPPAAVTEEAPKPKPVPVTVRLDIHPWGEVWINGVARGISPPVKDLKLIPGKYQVVVRNADLPPMRMTLEVKPGRPAVISHTFQ, via the coding sequence ATGTCTACTCCCGCCGGCTTGTTGACGCCGCGTGGCCCCTTTTCCGGCGCCGCGCCGTTGGCCCTGCGCCCGTTGAGCGCCATCGCCGCCAGCGCGGCAGGCGGGGTGCCGGAGTCGCGCATCAAGCGGCTTCTGTCCGATCTGCTGCCTTCCCTCATCGCACTGCATGCGCAGGGAGAAATCTGTGGCGACATTTCGCTCGAAACGGTTGGCATGGACGAGGGCGCGCGCGCGCATCTGCTGCCTGAACTGGCGGTAGCGCGGTCGCGCCGATCCAGCCGGACGCCGGCCGCCGGCTTCGCGCCGTTCGAGCTGTACACCGATTCCATGGAATGGCCGCGCGGTCCCTGGTCGGACATCTACTCCCTGTGCGCCGTGGCGTACGCCCTGGTGCTCGGCAGCCGGCCGCCGCCGGCGCCGGAACGCCGCGCCCACGATGAATACGAAGCGCTCGCGGAAATGGGGCTGCCCAAGTACAGCCAGGACTTCCTCCGTGTCATCGACGCGGGCATGTCGATGGACACCAAGGCGCGGCCGCAGTCTTTGGCGGAGCTGGCCAGCCTGTTGGGTGTTGCGGCCTACGATGAGCCGGAAGCGCCCGAAGACGAATTGGATGAAGCGGCCAAGGTCGCGCCCGTGGCAGGTTTTCCGGAACGGCGCGAGCCCGCCCGCCGGCGGGGACCGCTGCTGTTCTGGCTGCTGATTCTGGCGCTCATCGGCGCGGGCATCTACGCGTGGTTCCAGTGGGGCAAGGGCACGCCCAACGCCCTCATCACCCGCTCCGAAGTCGTGCAGCCGAATCCGCCCGTCGTGCATCCCTTGCCGCAGACCCCAGCACCCGCGCCGCCACCGGCGCCGACGGCCACGCAGGCGCCCGCGGATCTGCCGTCGTTGACGGCCAGTGGCGCCGCGGCGGGGCAGCCAGCCGCGGCCGGGGCCGCCATCACGCCTGACTCGTCATCCGCAGGGGCGCAGTCGAATCCGGCCAATACCGCGGAGGCGCAGCCGGCGCCCGCTGCGCAGGAAGCGGCGCCGCCCGCTGCCGTCACTGAAGAAGCGCCAAAGCCCAAGCCGGTACCCGTCACTGTTCGGCTGGATATCCATCCCTGGGGTGAAGTCTGGATCAACGGCGTGGCGCGCGGCATCAGTCCGCCGGTCAAGGATCTCAAGCTGATTCCGGGCAAGTATCAGGTGGTCGTGCGCAACGCCGACCTGCCGCCCATGCGCATGACGCTCGAGGTCAAGCCGGGCAGGCCCGCAGTCATTTCGCACACCTTCCAGTAG
- the rplL gene encoding 50S ribosomal protein L7/L12, with protein MALNKAEILDAIAGMTVLELSELIKEMEEKFGVSAAAAAVAVAAPAAGGAAAAAEEQTEFTVVLQEAGANKVSVIKAVRELTGLGLKEAKDLVDGAPKPVKEAVAKADAEAAKKKLEEAGAKVEVK; from the coding sequence ATGGCACTTAACAAAGCTGAAATCCTTGACGCCATCGCTGGCATGACCGTGCTCGAGCTGTCCGAGCTGATCAAGGAAATGGAAGAGAAGTTCGGCGTGTCGGCTGCTGCCGCTGCCGTCGCTGTTGCTGCTCCCGCCGCTGGTGGCGCTGCCGCCGCTGCTGAAGAGCAAACCGAGTTCACCGTCGTCCTGCAAGAAGCCGGCGCGAACAAGGTCAGCGTCATCAAGGCCGTGCGCGAGCTGACCGGTCTGGGTCTGAAGGAAGCCAAGGACCTGGTCGACGGCGCTCCGAAGCCCGTCAAGGAAGCTGTGGCCAAGGCTGACGCCGAAGCCGCCAAGAAGAAGCTGGAAGAAGCTGGCGCCAAGGTCGAAGTCAAGTAA
- the rpoC gene encoding DNA-directed RNA polymerase subunit beta', with product MKALLDLFKQVSQDEQFDAIKIGIASPEKIRSWSYGEVRKPETINYRTFKPERDGLFCSKIFGPIKDYECLCGKYKRLKHRGVICEKCGVEVTVAKVRRERMGHIELASPVAHIWFLKSLPSRLGMVLDMTLRDIERVLYFEAWCVIEPGMTPLKRGQIMSDDDFLAKTEEYGDDFRALMGAEAVRELLRTIDIDREVETLRGELKATSSEAKIKKISKRLKVLEGFQKSGIKAEWMVMEVLPVLPPDLRPLVPLDGGRFATSDLNDLYRRVINRNNRLKRLLELKAPEIILRNEKRMLQEAVDSLLDNGRRGKAMTGANKRQLKSLADMIKGKSGRFRQNLLGKRVDYSGRSVIVVGPQLKLHQCGLPKLMALELFKPFIFNRLEMMGLATTIKAAKKLVESQEPVVWDILEEVIREHPVMLNRAPTLHRLGIQAFEPVLIEGKAIQLHPLVCAAFNADFDGDQMAVHVPLSLEAQLEARTLMLASNNVLFPANGEPSIVPSQDIVLGLYYTTRERINGRGEGIFFTDVAEVQRAYDNNEVELQSRVTVRLKEHERDENGEWQPVIRRHETTVGRALLSEILPKGLPFTVLNKALKKKEISRLINQSFRRCGLRDTVIFADKLMQSGFRLATRGGISIAMGDMLIPTAKEGILAEASREVKEIDKQYSSGLVTSQERYNNVVDIWGKAGDKVGKAMMEQLATEPVTNRHGEEVRQESFNSIYMMADSGARGSAAQIRQLAGMRGLMAKPDGSIIETPITANFREGLNVLQYFISTHGARKGLADTALKTANSGYLTRRLVDVTQDLVITEDDCGTSQGYNMKALVEGGEVIEPLRDRILGRVAAVDIVNPDTQETAIVAGTLLDEDLVDTIDRIGVDEVKVRTPLTCETRHGLCAHCYGRDLGRGSPVNQGEAVGVIAAQSIGEPGTQLTMRTFHIGGAASRSALASAVETKSTGTVGFASTMRYVTNAKGERVAISRSGELAIFDDNGRERERHKIPYGATVLVGDGEAVKAGARLATWDPLTRPIVSEYGGAVRFENIEEGVTVAKQVDEVTGLSTLVVITPKTRGGKIVMRPQIKLVNENGEDVKIAGTDHSVNISFPVGALITVRDGQQVAVGEVLARIPQESQKTRDITGGLPRVAELFEARSPKDAGMLADVTGTVSFGKDTKGKQRLVITDLEGVSHEFLIPKEKQVLVHDGQVVNKGEMIVDGPADPHDILRLQGIEKLATYIVDEVQDVYRLQGVKINDKHIEVIVRQMLRRVNIVDAGDTEFIPGEQVERSELLNENDRVTAADLRPASYDNVLLGITKASLSTDSFISAASFQETTRVLTEAAIMGKRDDLRGLKENVIVGRLIPAGTGLAYHHARRDKELLEAAEREAARQQANPFEDAPVTVGSDAETPASDVGTDDAAE from the coding sequence ATGAAAGCGCTACTCGACCTCTTTAAGCAAGTCTCTCAAGACGAGCAGTTCGATGCCATCAAGATCGGCATCGCCTCGCCCGAGAAGATCCGTTCGTGGTCCTACGGCGAAGTCCGCAAGCCCGAGACGATCAACTACCGCACGTTCAAGCCCGAGCGTGACGGCCTGTTCTGCTCCAAGATCTTTGGCCCGATCAAAGACTACGAGTGCCTGTGCGGCAAGTACAAGCGCCTGAAGCACCGTGGCGTGATCTGCGAAAAGTGCGGCGTGGAAGTCACCGTCGCCAAGGTTCGCCGTGAACGCATGGGCCACATCGAGCTGGCCAGCCCCGTCGCGCACATCTGGTTCCTGAAGAGCCTGCCGTCGCGTCTGGGCATGGTGCTCGACATGACCCTGCGTGACATCGAACGCGTGCTGTACTTCGAAGCCTGGTGCGTGATCGAACCTGGCATGACGCCGCTCAAGCGCGGTCAGATCATGTCGGACGACGATTTCCTGGCCAAGACCGAGGAATACGGCGACGACTTCCGTGCCCTGATGGGCGCGGAAGCCGTGCGCGAACTGCTGCGCACCATCGACATCGACCGCGAAGTGGAAACGCTGCGCGGCGAACTGAAGGCCACGAGCTCGGAAGCCAAGATCAAGAAGATCTCCAAGCGCCTGAAGGTGCTGGAAGGCTTCCAGAAGTCCGGCATCAAGGCCGAGTGGATGGTCATGGAAGTGCTGCCCGTGCTGCCGCCGGACCTGCGTCCGCTGGTGCCGCTGGACGGCGGCCGCTTCGCGACCTCCGACCTGAACGACCTGTACCGCCGCGTCATCAACCGCAACAACCGCCTGAAGCGTCTGCTCGAGCTCAAGGCGCCTGAAATCATCCTGCGCAACGAAAAGCGCATGCTGCAGGAAGCGGTCGACTCGCTGCTGGACAACGGCCGCCGTGGCAAGGCCATGACGGGCGCCAACAAGCGCCAGCTCAAGTCCCTGGCCGACATGATCAAGGGCAAGAGCGGTCGTTTCCGTCAGAACCTGCTGGGCAAGCGCGTCGACTACTCGGGCCGTTCGGTCATCGTGGTGGGTCCGCAGCTCAAGCTGCATCAGTGCGGTCTGCCCAAGCTGATGGCCCTGGAACTGTTCAAGCCGTTCATCTTCAATCGTCTGGAGATGATGGGCCTGGCCACGACCATCAAGGCTGCCAAGAAACTGGTCGAAAGCCAGGAACCGGTGGTCTGGGACATCCTGGAAGAAGTCATCCGCGAACACCCGGTCATGCTGAACCGTGCGCCGACGCTGCACCGCCTGGGCATCCAGGCGTTCGAGCCGGTGCTGATCGAAGGCAAGGCCATCCAGCTGCACCCGCTGGTTTGCGCGGCGTTCAACGCCGACTTCGACGGTGACCAGATGGCCGTTCACGTGCCGCTGTCGCTGGAAGCCCAGCTGGAAGCGCGCACGCTGATGCTCGCGTCCAACAACGTGCTGTTCCCGGCCAACGGCGAACCGTCGATCGTGCCGTCGCAGGATATCGTGCTGGGTCTGTACTACACGACCCGCGAGCGCATCAACGGCCGTGGCGAAGGCATCTTCTTCACGGACGTTGCTGAAGTCCAGCGCGCCTACGACAACAACGAAGTCGAGCTGCAAAGCCGCGTCACCGTGCGCCTGAAGGAACACGAGCGCGACGAGAACGGCGAATGGCAGCCGGTGATCCGCCGTCACGAGACGACGGTCGGCCGTGCGCTGCTGTCCGAGATCCTGCCCAAGGGCCTGCCCTTCACCGTCCTGAACAAGGCGCTGAAGAAGAAGGAAATCTCGCGCCTGATCAACCAGTCGTTCCGCCGCTGCGGCCTGCGCGACACGGTGATCTTCGCCGACAAGCTGATGCAGTCGGGCTTCCGCCTGGCCACGCGCGGCGGTATCTCGATCGCCATGGGCGACATGCTGATCCCGACCGCCAAGGAAGGCATCCTGGCCGAAGCCAGCCGCGAAGTGAAGGAAATCGACAAGCAGTACTCGTCGGGTCTGGTCACGTCCCAAGAGCGCTACAACAACGTTGTGGACATCTGGGGCAAGGCTGGCGACAAGGTCGGCAAGGCGATGATGGAACAACTGGCCACCGAGCCCGTGACCAACCGTCACGGCGAGGAAGTGCGCCAGGAGTCCTTCAACTCCATCTACATGATGGCTGACTCGGGCGCCCGCGGTTCGGCCGCCCAGATCCGCCAGCTGGCCGGCATGCGCGGCCTGATGGCCAAGCCGGACGGCTCGATTATCGAAACGCCCATTACCGCAAACTTCCGTGAAGGCCTGAACGTACTCCAGTACTTCATCTCCACTCACGGTGCGCGTAAGGGTCTGGCCGATACGGCACTGAAGACCGCGAACTCGGGTTACCTGACTCGCCGTCTGGTCGACGTGACGCAGGATCTGGTCATCACGGAAGACGACTGCGGCACTTCGCAGGGCTACAACATGAAGGCCCTGGTCGAAGGCGGTGAAGTCATCGAACCGCTGCGCGACCGTATTCTGGGCCGCGTGGCTGCCGTGGACATCGTCAACCCGGACACGCAGGAAACGGCCATCGTCGCCGGCACCCTGCTGGACGAAGATCTGGTCGACACCATCGACCGCATCGGCGTGGACGAAGTCAAGGTCCGCACGCCGCTGACCTGCGAAACGCGTCATGGTCTGTGCGCGCACTGCTACGGCCGCGACCTGGGTCGTGGTTCGCCGGTCAACCAGGGCGAGGCAGTTGGCGTTATCGCTGCTCAGTCCATCGGTGAACCGGGCACGCAGCTCACGATGCGTACGTTCCACATCGGTGGCGCGGCATCGCGTTCGGCCCTGGCCAGCGCGGTGGAAACCAAGTCGACCGGTACCGTCGGTTTTGCCAGCACGATGCGCTACGTCACGAACGCCAAGGGCGAACGTGTTGCGATCTCGCGCTCGGGCGAACTGGCGATCTTCGACGACAACGGCCGCGAACGCGAACGTCACAAGATCCCGTACGGCGCGACCGTGCTGGTGGGCGATGGCGAGGCCGTGAAGGCCGGCGCGCGCCTGGCAACGTGGGATCCGCTGACCCGTCCGATCGTGTCGGAATACGGCGGCGCCGTCCGCTTCGAGAACATCGAAGAAGGCGTGACCGTTGCCAAGCAGGTGGACGAAGTCACCGGCCTGTCGACGCTCGTCGTCATCACGCCGAAGACCCGTGGCGGCAAGATCGTCATGCGTCCGCAGATCAAGCTGGTCAACGAGAACGGCGAAGACGTCAAGATCGCCGGCACCGATCACTCGGTGAACATCTCGTTCCCGGTGGGTGCGCTGATCACGGTGCGTGACGGCCAGCAGGTTGCCGTGGGTGAAGTTCTGGCGCGTATTCCGCAAGAATCGCAAAAGACCCGCGACATTACCGGCGGTCTGCCGCGTGTGGCCGAACTGTTCGAAGCTCGTTCGCCGAAGGACGCCGGCATGCTCGCCGACGTCACCGGTACGGTTTCGTTCGGCAAGGACACCAAGGGCAAGCAGCGTCTGGTCATCACCGACCTGGAAGGCGTGAGCCACGAGTTCCTGATTCCGAAGGAAAAGCAGGTTCTGGTGCACGACGGCCAGGTGGTGAACAAGGGCGAAATGATCGTGGACGGCCCGGCCGATCCCCACGACATCCTGCGCCTGCAAGGCATCGAGAAGCTGGCGACGTACATCGTCGACGAAGTGCAGGACGTTTACCGTCTGCAGGGCGTGAAGATCAACGACAAGCACATTGAAGTGATTGTTCGTCAGATGCTGCGTCGTGTGAACATCGTTGACGCTGGCGACACCGAGTTCATCCCGGGCGAGCAAGTCGAGCGCTCCGAGCTGCTCAACGAGAACGACCGCGTCACCGCTGCCGATCTGCGTCCGGCCTCGTACGACAACGTGCTGCTCGGTATCACGAAGGCCTCGCTGTCGACCGACTCGTTCATCTCGGCCGCTTCGTTCCAGGAGACCACCCGTGTCCTGACCGAAGCCGCCATCATGGGCAAGCGCGACGACCTGCGCGGCTTGAAGGAAAACGTCATCGTCGGCCGCCTCATCCCGGCGGGTACCGGCCTGGCTTACCACCATGCACGCCGCGACAAGGAACTGCTGGAGGCGGCGGAACGCGAAGCCGCTCGCCAGCAGGCCAACCCGTTCGAAGACGCACCGGTCACGGTGGGTTCGGACGCCGAGACGCCTGCTTCCGACGTGGGTACGGACGACGCCGCCGAATAA